From a single Synergistaceae bacterium genomic region:
- a CDS encoding ankyrin repeat domain-containing protein: MIKRRLVAELVLCLVLTGIALSLPRIFINRRTVEDFVRLCETGTAIEVQLAIDSGADVNSRMGDGGTALMAAAGGNPEPEVIAVLVGDGAEINARDRESQTALMWAARFSHNAEVITALIRAGAEVNMRNENGRTALMLAARRNRPEVIAALIEGGADVNLRDNDGKTALMLAAQYTRHPDVIRELLRGGARIDARNETRNEKKGTAVM; the protein is encoded by the coding sequence GTGATAAAAAGACGGCTTGTGGCAGAGCTTGTGTTGTGTCTTGTTTTAACAGGAATCGCGCTGTCTCTTCCACGTATTTTTATAAACCGCCGTACGGTAGAAGATTTTGTTCGCCTGTGTGAAACCGGAACCGCCATTGAAGTTCAACTGGCCATTGACTCCGGCGCGGACGTCAATTCGCGCATGGGAGATGGCGGAACGGCGCTGATGGCGGCTGCCGGCGGCAATCCTGAGCCCGAGGTCATCGCGGTGCTGGTGGGTGACGGCGCCGAAATCAACGCCAGAGACAGGGAAAGCCAAACGGCTTTGATGTGGGCCGCCCGATTTTCCCACAACGCCGAAGTGATTACCGCCCTGATTCGCGCGGGAGCGGAGGTGAACATGCGAAACGAAAACGGCAGGACGGCCCTGATGCTGGCCGCCCGCAGAAACAGACCCGAAGTGATCGCCGCTTTGATCGAAGGGGGAGCCGACGTCAACCTTCGGGACAATGACGGCAAAACGGCCCTGATGCTGGCCGCTCAGTATACCCGCCATCCCGACGTCATCAGAGAACTGCTCAGAGGCGGCGCGAGAATTGACGCACGTAACGAAACACGTAACGAAAAAAAAGGCACAGCCGTGATGTGA
- a CDS encoding L-lactate permease, with the protein MSVTVLAVIALIPILVALVLMVGLRMGAMKAMPVAWLTCAVAAVAVWGLPVPYVLALSLQGVSSALSVLIIVFGALLILHTLQYSGGMETIQYGMQSISRDMRVQAIIVGYLFSAFIEGAAGFGTPAALSAPLLLALGFPPLAAAVLCLAFNSFPVTFGAVGTPILTGFGASIRAVMEAAVSAGDFQSVELVLKRIGETVTLMHVPMAFILPIFLLGFVTRFFGANRSWRDGFAAWKFYVFAAFAFSVPYMALAWLLGPETPSLVGGLVGLGIVMYGAQRGFCVPKDVWTFGEISKWEKSWTGEIAVSDKLELKPHMSQLAAWMPYILIGLILVVTRIDSLPLKAAMNKYGVLAFNDILGYKGVNENSIKLLYLPGTIPFMLIAVLTVFLHGMSGDKVVKAWKDTFVKMKAATVSLIAAVALVKIFQGSGVNPAIAEQVAAGSAKYLPSMPLAMAITMSDIFGGVWPAFASYVGGLGAFITGSNTVSDMLFGMFQWDVATQLNLPKMIIIAAQAAGGAMGNMICVHNVVAVCAVVGLSNREGDIIKKTFWPFLLYGIVVGFVAYILIGTGFSAF; encoded by the coding sequence ATGTCAGTGACTGTGCTTGCGGTTATTGCTCTGATTCCCATTCTGGTGGCGTTGGTGTTGATGGTGGGGCTGCGCATGGGCGCCATGAAAGCCATGCCTGTGGCGTGGCTCACCTGCGCCGTGGCGGCGGTTGCGGTGTGGGGGCTTCCGGTTCCCTACGTCTTGGCGCTCAGCCTGCAGGGCGTCAGCAGCGCTCTCAGCGTTTTGATCATCGTTTTCGGAGCGCTGCTCATTTTGCACACTTTGCAATATTCCGGAGGAATGGAGACCATTCAGTACGGAATGCAAAGCATCAGCAGGGACATGCGCGTTCAGGCCATTATCGTCGGATACCTGTTCAGCGCGTTTATCGAAGGCGCGGCCGGTTTTGGAACGCCGGCGGCCCTGTCGGCGCCCCTGCTTCTCGCGCTGGGTTTCCCTCCTCTGGCTGCGGCGGTGCTCTGCCTGGCCTTCAACTCGTTTCCCGTCACCTTCGGTGCTGTGGGCACCCCCATTTTGACGGGATTTGGCGCTTCCATACGAGCGGTGATGGAAGCGGCGGTATCCGCCGGAGATTTTCAGTCGGTGGAACTGGTTCTGAAACGCATAGGCGAAACGGTCACCCTGATGCACGTTCCCATGGCCTTCATTCTGCCCATTTTCCTGCTGGGTTTCGTCACCCGGTTCTTTGGAGCCAATCGTTCCTGGCGCGACGGTTTCGCCGCGTGGAAGTTCTACGTTTTCGCGGCGTTCGCGTTTTCCGTTCCTTATATGGCTCTGGCATGGCTTTTGGGGCCGGAGACGCCTTCGCTGGTGGGCGGTCTGGTGGGCCTCGGCATCGTCATGTACGGCGCGCAGCGGGGCTTCTGCGTGCCCAAAGACGTGTGGACTTTCGGAGAGATTTCCAAGTGGGAAAAAAGCTGGACGGGCGAAATAGCAGTTTCCGACAAACTGGAACTCAAACCCCATATGAGCCAGCTCGCGGCCTGGATGCCCTACATTCTCATCGGCCTTATCCTTGTGGTGACCCGCATCGACTCCCTGCCGCTCAAAGCCGCCATGAACAAATACGGCGTCCTGGCCTTCAACGATATCCTGGGCTACAAGGGAGTCAATGAGAACAGCATCAAGCTGCTCTATCTGCCCGGAACCATTCCCTTTATGCTCATCGCCGTTTTGACCGTTTTCCTGCATGGAATGTCGGGGGACAAGGTCGTCAAAGCCTGGAAAGATACTTTCGTGAAAATGAAGGCCGCCACCGTGTCCCTTATCGCCGCCGTGGCTCTGGTGAAAATCTTCCAGGGTTCGGGAGTCAACCCCGCCATCGCGGAACAGGTGGCCGCCGGAAGCGCGAAGTATCTGCCCTCCATGCCTTTGGCCATGGCGATCACCATGTCGGATATTTTCGGTGGAGTCTGGCCCGCTTTCGCGTCTTATGTGGGCGGTCTGGGCGCTTTCATCACCGGTTCCAACACCGTCTCGGACATGCTTTTCGGTATGTTCCAGTGGGACGTGGCGACGCAGCTCAACCTTCCGAAAATGATTATCATAGCGGCTCAGGCCGCCGGCGGCGCCATGGGCAATATGATCTGCGTCCACAATGTGGTGGCGGTCTGCGCGGTGGTCGGGCTGTCGAACCGCGAAGGCGACATCATCAAAAAAACTTTCTGGCCCTTCCTGCTTTACGGCATCGTTGTGGGATTTGTGGCCTATATCCTGATTGGAACGGGTTTTTCAGCGTTTTAA
- a CDS encoding FAD-binding protein, with protein MADNTYNPVTPDVVEALRKIVGPGNVFTDEEKLEAYSHDETSAEVYGHMPEAAVTPLTTEQVAEVVKLANRERIPITPRGAGSGLSGGAIPEYGGIVLSLEKMNRLLELDRANMVAVMEAGIVTNDLATLVQAEGLFFAGYPMSLQTCMIGGNIAENAGGGKAVKYGVTGRYVLGVELVTPLGEVVQLGGKLVKDVSGYDLKSLVIGSEGTLGIVTKAYIRLIGYPTAASDLLALFKTPQEAIDLVPVILSAGIAPTSIEFMDQLSVITSCKYLNESLPYENCGAMLLIEMDGNNRSQIEADLVAAGKLCEEHGATEVYVAEDKNNVERIWKVRRNIAEAFKVYSPVQSLEDIVVPTSRIPEIIPELDRMGKKYGVQIPCYGHAGDGNLHATLVRDPEMSMEDWEKNEALCLEELYKVTHELGGKISGEHGIGIKRREHLKNLIDPVELELMRAVKKAWDPNNIMNPGKIFA; from the coding sequence ATGGCTGACAACACTTACAATCCGGTAACTCCGGACGTCGTCGAGGCGCTGCGGAAAATCGTCGGGCCCGGCAACGTCTTTACGGATGAAGAGAAACTGGAGGCCTATTCCCATGACGAAACCAGCGCCGAGGTTTACGGACACATGCCCGAGGCGGCGGTGACGCCCCTTACCACGGAGCAGGTGGCGGAGGTGGTGAAGCTGGCCAACAGGGAGCGCATCCCCATCACCCCCAGGGGGGCGGGGTCCGGGCTCTCCGGAGGCGCAATTCCGGAGTACGGCGGCATCGTCCTTTCTCTGGAAAAGATGAACAGGCTTCTGGAGCTGGATCGGGCCAACATGGTGGCCGTGATGGAGGCGGGAATAGTGACCAACGACCTGGCCACGCTGGTGCAGGCGGAAGGGCTCTTTTTCGCGGGATATCCCATGAGTTTGCAAACCTGCATGATCGGGGGCAACATCGCGGAGAACGCGGGGGGCGGAAAGGCGGTCAAGTACGGCGTCACGGGGCGGTACGTTCTTGGGGTGGAACTGGTCACGCCCCTGGGAGAGGTCGTCCAGCTGGGAGGAAAACTCGTCAAGGACGTGAGCGGCTACGACCTGAAGTCTCTGGTCATCGGCTCCGAAGGCACGCTGGGCATCGTCACGAAGGCGTACATCAGGCTGATCGGGTATCCCACGGCTGCATCGGACCTCCTGGCGCTCTTCAAAACGCCTCAGGAGGCCATCGACCTCGTTCCCGTCATTCTTTCCGCAGGCATCGCTCCCACCAGCATCGAATTTATGGATCAGCTCTCGGTCATCACGAGCTGCAAATATCTGAATGAAAGTCTGCCTTACGAAAACTGCGGGGCCATGCTCCTTATCGAAATGGACGGAAACAACCGCTCTCAGATCGAAGCGGACCTTGTGGCGGCGGGAAAGCTCTGCGAAGAGCACGGCGCTACCGAAGTGTATGTGGCGGAAGATAAAAACAACGTCGAGCGAATATGGAAAGTGCGGCGGAACATTGCCGAGGCGTTCAAGGTTTACAGCCCCGTTCAGAGTCTGGAGGACATCGTCGTTCCCACTTCGCGGATTCCCGAAATTATCCCCGAGCTGGACAGAATGGGAAAGAAGTACGGCGTGCAGATTCCCTGTTACGGGCACGCGGGGGACGGCAACCTTCACGCCACCCTGGTCAGGGACCCCGAAATGTCCATGGAAGACTGGGAAAAAAATGAAGCCCTCTGCCTGGAAGAGCTTTATAAGGTTACTCACGAACTGGGCGGTAAAATCAGCGGCGAGCACGGAATTGGCATCAAGCGCCGGGAGCACCTGAAAAACCTCATCGATCCGGTGGAACTGGAACTTATGAGAGCCGTCAAAAAGGCCTGGGACCCCAACAACATCATGAATCCGGGCAAAATTTTCGCGTAA
- a CDS encoding DUF362 domain-containing protein, producing the protein MALFDAQVDIAVPGLDAVKLPCMVRVRQKMTGDRVENVEEEVRREMDALAANQHLDLTGKNIAVTAGSRGIADYAKLLHAVVSKLKEMGAKPFIFPAMGSHGGATAEGQRELLERYGITEAAMGVPIRSSMETVTVGALPDGTAVYCDKFAWEADGIVLFNRVKAHTDFKGDWESGLLKMCAIGVGKHAGATAMHRAGFVRFHQQIPELGRFFLKKAKVLFGIASVENGYEQVMRVEAIPTDKIVDRERELLVLAKKSMARLPFDDIDILAVDEIGKNISGSGMDPNVIGRPGMREITFPGTPHIGCIVVLGLSEATHGSGVGIGAGDITTRRTVAEIDLAQTYINHVTSGAVKGAAIPLVAKDDEEAMRIALYSVPFREGGERIVHIRNTLLLEEFEVSENMLPEIRQRPELAIIGEPHPMPLTDGRLARV; encoded by the coding sequence ATGGCGCTGTTTGACGCGCAGGTAGATATTGCGGTTCCGGGCCTGGACGCCGTAAAGCTCCCCTGTATGGTCCGTGTTCGTCAGAAAATGACCGGAGACAGAGTGGAGAACGTGGAGGAGGAGGTCCGTCGGGAGATGGACGCCCTCGCGGCAAACCAGCACCTCGACCTCACGGGCAAAAACATTGCCGTGACGGCTGGCAGTCGGGGAATCGCCGATTACGCGAAACTTCTCCACGCTGTCGTCTCCAAACTGAAGGAAATGGGCGCGAAACCCTTTATTTTCCCTGCTATGGGAAGTCATGGAGGGGCCACCGCCGAAGGTCAGAGAGAGCTGCTGGAGCGATACGGAATAACCGAAGCCGCCATGGGCGTTCCCATACGTTCGTCCATGGAAACCGTAACCGTGGGGGCTTTGCCTGACGGAACAGCGGTTTACTGCGATAAATTCGCCTGGGAAGCGGACGGAATCGTCCTTTTTAATCGGGTCAAAGCCCACACGGACTTCAAGGGCGACTGGGAAAGCGGACTTTTAAAGATGTGCGCCATCGGCGTCGGCAAGCACGCGGGAGCGACCGCCATGCACCGCGCCGGATTCGTGCGCTTTCATCAGCAAATCCCCGAACTGGGCCGTTTTTTTCTGAAGAAGGCGAAAGTTCTTTTCGGCATCGCCTCCGTCGAAAACGGCTATGAACAGGTGATGCGCGTGGAAGCCATCCCCACGGATAAAATCGTTGACCGGGAGCGGGAGCTGCTGGTTCTGGCGAAAAAAAGCATGGCCCGTCTTCCTTTCGATGATATCGACATTCTGGCGGTGGACGAGATCGGCAAGAATATCAGTGGCTCCGGCATGGACCCCAACGTCATCGGACGCCCCGGCATGAGAGAAATCACCTTCCCCGGAACGCCCCATATCGGCTGTATCGTGGTTCTGGGGCTGTCTGAAGCCACCCACGGAAGCGGCGTGGGCATAGGAGCCGGAGACATCACCACGAGGCGAACCGTCGCGGAGATCGACCTGGCCCAGACCTACATCAATCACGTTACGTCGGGCGCCGTAAAGGGCGCAGCCATCCCCCTCGTGGCGAAGGACGACGAAGAGGCCATGCGCATCGCCCTTTACTCGGTCCCCTTCCGGGAGGGCGGAGAGCGTATCGTCCACATTCGCAACACACTGTTGTTGGAGGAGTTCGAAGTTTCCGAAAACATGTTGCCGGAAATTCGGCAGCGCCCGGAGTTGGCCATAATCGGCGAACCTCATCCCATGCCACTGACGGACGGGCGTTTGGCCAGGGTATAA
- a CDS encoding SagB/ThcOx family dehydrogenase, with translation MDRENSGRAFIRATYYENLGGPSDQEQNLPQPPLERPSDPDKKIVPLAKGSALKVPSMDLREAMESRQSIRAYADVPLTQDELSWLLWATQGVRKTGFAVGSRRTYRTVPSAGGRHPFETYLVLRAVEGLPPGVYRFLALDHALQEVNVSRDFSKDIAALCSDQIFIQRAAATFIWVADAYRSEWRYRARAWRGIFQDAGHVGENLYLAAANIGCGVCGIGAFKDLELTRFLGLDEEELFPIYAGAVGKLKK, from the coding sequence ATGGACAGAGAAAATTCGGGGAGAGCGTTCATTCGCGCCACATATTATGAAAATCTTGGAGGGCCGTCCGATCAGGAGCAGAATCTGCCCCAACCGCCCCTGGAGCGGCCGTCCGATCCGGACAAAAAGATCGTGCCTCTGGCTAAGGGGAGCGCTCTGAAAGTGCCTTCAATGGACCTTCGCGAGGCGATGGAGTCGCGTCAGTCCATTCGGGCCTATGCGGACGTTCCGTTGACGCAGGACGAGCTGTCCTGGCTGTTGTGGGCAACCCAGGGAGTACGAAAAACGGGCTTCGCCGTGGGGTCGCGGCGTACGTATCGCACCGTTCCCTCGGCGGGCGGGCGTCATCCCTTCGAGACGTATCTCGTTCTGAGGGCGGTGGAGGGGCTGCCGCCTGGGGTTTATCGTTTTCTGGCGCTGGACCACGCTTTGCAGGAAGTGAACGTCTCACGGGATTTTTCGAAGGACATCGCCGCCCTTTGCAGCGATCAGATTTTCATTCAGCGGGCTGCAGCGACGTTCATCTGGGTTGCCGACGCCTATCGCTCCGAGTGGCGTTATCGCGCCCGGGCCTGGCGGGGAATCTTTCAGGACGCCGGACACGTGGGAGAAAATCTCTATCTGGCGGCGGCAAACATCGGCTGCGGAGTTTGCGGTATCGGAGCTTTCAAAGATTTGGAACTGACGCGTTTTCTCGGGCTGGATGAAGAGGAGCTTTTTCCCATCTATGCGGGGGCGGTGGGGAAGCTGAAGAAATAG
- a CDS encoding recombinase family protein — protein MSLKKSEKSHSSATFSCLTADSGLAARMENLSEQTGLTPSDLLQKWILEEEVTLKAIRRSEENILKRLDARLDTVLSKADSVHIPPEEPAERTCEVLQFEVLQDKDFSSMNTEDYRQMLVKNIKKLRKDGKTYSDIARSFNGDGVATISGTGKWYPASVSTLLNSH, from the coding sequence ATGTCGTTGAAAAAAAGCGAAAAAAGTCATTCCAGTGCAACATTTTCATGCCTTACGGCCGACAGCGGTCTCGCGGCCAGAATGGAAAATCTCTCGGAACAGACCGGCCTTACACCCTCAGACCTCCTGCAAAAATGGATTTTGGAAGAAGAAGTCACGCTGAAAGCCATTCGTCGTTCTGAAGAAAACATTCTGAAACGTCTGGATGCTCGTTTGGATACGGTTCTGTCCAAAGCAGACAGCGTGCATATTCCTCCGGAAGAGCCGGCGGAAAGGACCTGTGAAGTTCTTCAGTTTGAAGTTCTTCAGGATAAGGATTTCAGCTCTATGAACACCGAAGATTACAGACAAATGCTCGTCAAAAACATCAAAAAGCTGCGAAAAGACGGAAAGACCTATTCCGACATCGCCAGAAGCTTCAACGGTGATGGAGTGGCGACCATAAGCGGAACGGGAAAATGGTATCCCGCGTCAGTTTCGACGCTTCTGAACAGTCACTGA